In Ruegeria sp. YS9, the genomic window GGTCGCGGCCCTGAATGCGTCGGGTGCCGCCAAGGACTTCACCTACATCTCGACCGCAGGTGGTGCATTCCTGGAATGGATGGAAGGCAAGACGCTGCCCGGTGTCTCGGCGCTGGATCAATAGGCGTCACTTACCGTTTTTGATCGCCTGATAGGGTTCATGGTATTATCCCCTTTTGAACGGGGGATTTTACCGTGAAGCCAATTTACCTTCTTGTCCTTTCCATCCTGCCCTGCTCTGCCGCAGCTCAAACCAGTTGCGGCGGTCAGACCCAACTTGACGCCAATTTCTGCGCCAAAGAACAATGGGAAATCGCTGATCGTGAACTCAACCAGCTGTGGGCACAGATCAAACCCGCAGCCGATGCGCGCGGCGACGGTGATGCTCTTTTGACCGAACAACGCGCCTGGCTGAAAGCCCGAGACGCAACCTGCGAAAAAGAACTGTCGGGCGGCGGCAGCGCTGCCCCGATGTTCTACTGGACCTGCATGAAAGAGCAGACCGAGGCACGAAACCAGGCGCTGCAAGCGTGGCGCTGACCTGCACCAGAGCGCGCATAAAATACTGATGAAAAAATCGAATCAGGGGATTCACAACCCGAATCACCTGTGACATAGTGCGTTCAGATGTCCGCAAAGGGCACGTTTTTGAGGCAAGTTTTCATACGGCGGTAAACAGAGTGTCCCGTTCCCATCGGCCCGGTTTGGGCTCAATCGTCTTCTTCTCGGTGGCTTTCATGCTTGGTGTGTATTTCACCTTTGCCGCCGTGCAGGGTGACTATGGCCTGTTTCGGCGGGTCGAAATCGCTGCGGAACGGGACGCCCTGTCACACGACCTGGAAAAACTGAATGCCCAAATCGCCGAATTGGAAAACCTGACCCGCCGCCTGTCTGATACCTATCTGGATCTCGACCTGCTCGATCAGCAGGCGCGTTCGGTTCTTGGCATGATCCGGGCGGATGAAATCGTGATCCGCTGATCCTTTTCGGGCCGCCGTAATTCTTCGATACATCGCTGCACCGCTTTGCATTTCAGCACCGCCGCGCCCGCGCGGACGCTGCGTCACATTTCCCCTCGCCAGAAAGCCCCAAATGCTTTATGAGATAGTTTAACGCTAAACTATCTTGCCGAAAGGGGGAGATCGCCACTATGGCTGCGCGAAAAACCACAAAGAAACCAAATGTTTCTGCGGAAGAACTCAAGACATACTACCGCGAAATGCTTCTGATCCGTCGATTCGAGGAAAAGGCGGGCCAACTATACGGCATGGGTCTGATCGGCGGGTTCTGCCACCTTTACATCGGACAAGAGGCGGTTGTTGTTGGGCTCGAAGCGGCAGCTCAGGACGGCGACAAGCGGATCACCTCTTATCGGGACCACGGCCATATGCTGGCCTGTGGCATGGACCCGGGCGGCGTGATGGCCGAACTGACCGGCCGCGAAGGCGGCCTGTCCAAGGGCAAGGGCGGTTCGATGCACATGTTCTCGAAAGAGAAGCATTTCTATGGTGGCCATGGCATCGTTGGCGCGCAGGTTCCGCTGGGTGCCGGTCTGGCCTTCGCCGACAAGTACAAGGAAACCGGCGGCGTGACCTTTACCTATTTCGGCGACGGTGCCGCAAACCAGGGTCAGGTCTATGAGACCTTCAACATGGCCGCCCTGTGGGATCTTCCCGTGGTTTTCGTGATCGAGAACAACCAATACGCCATGGGCACAGCGCAGGCGCGTTCGACCTCGTCACCTGACATATACGTGCGCGGCGAAGCGTTCGGCATTCCCGGCGAGATCGTCAACGGTATGGATGTGCTGGCCGTCAAAGCTGCTGGTGAAAAGGCCGTTGCCCACTGCCGCGCCGGCAAGGGCCCTTACATTCTTGAGGTCAAGACCTACCGCTATCGCGGCCACTCGATGTCTGACCCGGCCAAATACCGCACCCGCGAAGAGGTTCAGAAAGTCCGCGAACAAAGCGACCCGATCGAACATGTGCGCGAGCTGCTTCTGACCGGCAAACACGCGACCGAGGATGACCTGAAGGCGATCGACAAGGAAATCAAAGAGATCGTCAATCAGGCCGCCGAATTCTCGAAAGAAAGCCCCGAGCCCGCCGTTGAAGAGCTCTGGACCGACATTTACGCCTGAGAGGACGAATAAGACATGGCAACCGAAATTCTCATGCCCGCCCTTTCACCCACGATGGAAGAGGGCACGCTGGCCAAATGGCTGGTCAAGGAAGGCGACACCGTCTCCAGCGGTGACATCCTGGCCGAAATCGAGACCGACAAGGCGACAATGGAATTTGAAGCTGTCGACGAGGGTATCGTCGGCAAGATCCTGATCGCCGAAGGCACCGAAGGGGTCAAAGTGAACACCCCGATTGCGGTTCTGGTCGAAGAAGGCGAAGACGCCTCAGCCCTGCCCACGGCTGCACCCGCAGCCGCAGCGGTAGCCGAAGCCGCCCCTGCGGCGGTCGAGGCCCCCGCTCCTGCCGCTGCGGCCCCGGCCGCTCCGGTGGTGGATCTTTCGCCCGACTGGCCCGCAGATGCCGAGATGAAATCCGAAACCGTTCGCGAAGCGCTGCGTGACGCGATGGCCGAAGAAATGCGCAACGACGAAGACGTCTATCTGATGGGCGAGGAAGTCGCCGAGTATCAGGGCGCCTACAAGATTTCCCAGGGCCTTCTGGACGAGTTCGGGCCCAAGCGCGTGATCGATACACCGATCACCGAGCATGGTTTCGCCGGTATCGCCGTGGGGTCGGCCTTTGGCGGGCTGAAGCCGATCGTCGAGTTCATGACGTTCAACTTCGCCATGCAGGCGATCGACCAGATCATCAACTCGGCCGCCAAGACGCTTTATATGTCCGGTGGCCAGATGGGCTGCCCCATCGTGTTCCGCGGTCCCAACGGCGCCGCCGCCCGCGTCGCGGCCCAGCACAGCCAGGACTATGCCGCCTGGTACATGCAGATCCCCGGCCTGAAAGTCGTCATGCCCTATTCGGCGGCTGACGCCAAAGGATTGCTGAAATCAGCTATCCGCGACCCAAACCCGGTGATCTTCCTGGAAAATGAGATCCTCTACGGTCGCTCCTTCGACATGCCACAGGTGGACGACCTGACCATCCCGCTGGGCAAGGCGCGTATCTGGCGCGAAGGCTCGGACGTGACCATCGTCAGCTTTGGCATCGGAATGCAATACGCGCTGGAAGCCGCAGACAAGCTGGCCGAAGAGGGCATCAGCGCCGAGGTCATCGACCTGCGCACCATCCGCCCGATGGATACCGGCGCGATCATCAACTCGGTGATGAAGACCAACCGTCTGGTGACTGTGGAAGAAGGTTGGCCGCAAGGCTCGGTCGGCAGCTACATCTCATCCGTCGTGATGCAGGAAGCGTTCGACTATCTCGACGCGCCGGTCATCAACTGCACCGGCAAGGACGTTCCGATGCCCTACGCCGCAAACCTCGAAAAGCTGGCGCTGATCACTACGGACGAGGTGATCGAAGCCGTCAAACAAGTGACCTACCGGTAAGGAGCGACAGACAGATGCCCACCGAAATTCTGATGCCCGCCCTTTCACCGACCATGGAGGAAGGCACGCTTGCAAAATGGCTGGTCAAGGAAGGCGACACCGTCTCCTCCGGCGACCTGCTGGCCGAGATCGAAACCGACAAGGCCACGATGGAGTTCGAAGCCGTCGATGAAGGCATCGTCGGCAAGATCCTGGTTCCTGAAGGCACCGAAGGGGTCAAGGTGAACACCCCCATCGCCGTGCTGCTGGAAGATGGCGAAAGCGCCGATGACATCGCCGCGGCCCCGGCCAAGGCACCCGAGGCTGCCTCCGCAGCCGACGCGGGCAACGAGGCCGCCGCCCCTGCGGCGTCCGAGGCGCCCGCCCCTGCCCCCGCGCCGGCCGCTCCGGTCAAGGCGGATGGCGGTCGTATCTTTGCGTCCCCTCTGGCACGACGGATCGCCGCTCAGAAAGGTCTCGATCTGGCACAGATCACAGGCTCTGGCCCGCATGGCCGCATCGTCAAGGCGGATGTCGAAGGCGCGACGGCCACTGCGACGCCCCCTGCCCCGGCAGCCACCGCAGCCGCACCTGCGACTGCGCCGGCGGCGGCCTCAGGACCGTCCGCGGATATGGTCGCGCGGATGTATGAGGGCCGCGAATACGAAGAGATTCAGCTCGACGGTATGCGCAAAACCATCGCTGCGCGTCTGGGCGAGGCCAAACAGACCATCCCGCATTTCTACCTGCGCCGCGACATCAAGCTGGATGCACTGCTGAAGTTCCGCAGCCAGTTGAACAAGCAGTTGGAAGGCCGTGGCGTGAAACTGAGCGTCAACGACTTCATCATCAAGGCCGTCGCCAACGCGTTGCAGCAGGTTCCGGCCTGCAACGCCGTCTGGGCGGGCGACCGCGTGCTGCAACTGAAACCATCGGACGTGGCCGTCGCGGTCGCGATCGAGGGCGGGTTGTTCACCCCGGTTCTTCAGGACGCCGACATGAAATCTCTGTCTGCTCTGTCGACCGAGATGAAGGACCTCGCCGCCCGGGCCCGCGAGCGCAAGCTGGCACCGCATGAATACCAGGGGGGCACGTTTGCCATCTCGAACCTGGGTATGTTCGGCATCGACAATTTCGACGCCATCGTGAACCCGCCTCACGCCGGTATTCTGGCGGTGGGTACAGGCGTGAAAAAGCCGGTTGTCGGGGACGATGGAGAACTGACGGTGGCGACCGTAATGTCTGTTACCATGTCCGTCGATCACCGCGTAATCGACGGCGCGTTGGGGGCAGAACTGCTCAAGGCTATTGTCGACAACCTGGAAAACCCGATGGTCATGCTGGCCTGACGACCCGAATAACGCCCGTGCCCCGGACAGCCGGAGCGCGGGCAGCCTCAAGTGTTTGCACTGAGTTGAACTTGCGTGATCGGGGCACCGATTGCCCAGCAGAAAGCCGCACAGGCCAGACGGCAAGAGCTTCGCAAACAAACACGGGAAGAACGGCGGCGAAGCGGCTGGACAAACGCGCCAACCGCTCCCACTAAGCTGTTACTGATCCTTGCCCAGCATATGATCCATCGAGATCGAAGGCTGGTCGCACCCGGCTTCACCAACGATCTTGGCGGGGATACCGGCGACCGTCTTGCAGGGCGGCACCTCTTGCAGCACCACCGAACCGGCCGCGATGCGGCTGCAATGGCCAATGGTGATATTGCCCAGCACCTTGGCCCCGGCGCCGATCAGAACACCGTCTCCGATTTTCGGGTGACGGTCTTCTTCTTCCTTGCCGGTTCCGCCCAGTGTCACCGAGTGCAGCATCGACACGTTGTCGCCAACCACTGCCGTCTCGCCAATCACGATGGAATGGGCATGGTCGATCATGATGCCCTTGCCGATCTTCGCTGCCGGGTGAATGTCGATCCCGAAAATCTCGGATGAGCGCATCTGGAAGAAATAGGCCAGATCATAGCGCCCCTTGCGCCACAACCAATGGGCCACGCGATATGCCTGCATGGCCTGATACCCTTTGAAATAAAGGATCGGCTGCAACAACCGATGACAGGCCGGGTCACGTTCGTAAACGGCCATAAGGTCCGCGCGGGCGGCTTCGAGCAAACCCGGATCGTCGGCATATGCCTCATCCACGACTTCACGCAGGACCATCATCGACATTTCGTTCGAGCACAGCTTGGCCGCCACCCGATATGAAAGCGCGCGTTCAAGGCTGCGGTGATGCAGGATACAGGCGTGCACGAGTCCCCCCATGAGGGGTTCTTTCTCGACGGCCGCATGGGCCTCGGATGTGATACGGTTCCAGACCGGATCAACCGGTGTCACATGGCTGCGCTTTTCGAACATGGCTTTGATCCTTTGCTGCGCCTAGAATGCCATTTAGTGGCAAAAAGACCAAACGCAAACCCATGATCGGTCATGTAACGAAAATGAATGAGTCAGAACGCACCCATTTCGAAACACGAATTCGCGAACGATTGGCGGAATTGCAAGAGGTGTCAGCCTCGGGACAGCAGGCTCAGGCCATAGTCGAACTGGATCAACAGGCCGTTGGACGGCTGAGCCGCATGGATGCGCTGCAAAACCAGGCCATGGCCAAGGCACAGCAGGCCAATCGCGATGTGGAAACACGCCGGCTTCTGGCCGCGTTGGAACGGCTTGAAAGGGGCGAGTTCGGATATTGCGAGGACTGCGGCGAGCGTATTCCGGATGGGCGGCTGACTCTGGATCTGGCCGCCAGCAAATGCGTCAGCTGCGCGTCCGGCTAGCCTGAAATCTGGCAAGCTGGTACAGAACCATCTCAAAACACTGACAATATTGCAGATCGTCAAACCCGGGTTCATCTGCCAGTGTCCTGTTTCGCGCAACGGCCATGAGTGAACCATTACCGTAAACCGGGTGGAGCTTGCCGGTGCGCTCCAAATGCCTGTCCGCCATTTCCGCCTCGTGGATCATCCGCACACACAAAGTCCCCCTGTCCGGCTGCGGCACGGCCAGCAAGGCGCGCGCCGCAGCACTGACATCCCCATGCAGAACCGGCCGCATCAGGCAGCTTGCCCAACCGCAAGACGCGACCAAGCACCCGGTCCGAATACAGCAGATATCTGGGCCACTGCGACCTCATAGCCCCCGGACAGACCATCCGCCGCTTTCATGGCTGTCGAATAGGTCCACCTTGGTTCGGATGTCAGTTCTTCACGCAGAACGGTTCCACCCGCAATGACACGGACCAGATAGGATTCGCTTTCTTCGCCCAGGGGGATCTCCAGCCCCGACCAGTCATCCGCATCCGTTCGGGCACGTCGAATCCACGTAAGCTCATCCCCGACGGCACCAGACCGAACCCGCATGTGCACAGGCGCGTAGGGGCGCAATCCGTTGCCTGCAAACGAGGCAATCAGGTGTTGATAGGACGGATCATCATAGCCGCGGGTCGCAGGCCCAATGCGATAATGTTTGGCAAGACGTCTTTCGTTTCGCAACAGGCTGATCTGTTGCACCCTGTCATTGAGCAGAACGAATACTGATCCATCCGGCCATACATCAGGCATCAAAGCGTCTGTTCCCAGTTGACCCCTGAGCCGCCCGGACAATGCGTATACATCCGTGGCCTCGAGCGCCGCGTCAGAGAACTGAAAAACTTCCCAGTTACCGGGTGTTCCGTCACCGATTGCAGCCAGATTGACGCCATTCATCACCGAGCTGCGCGGGCGGGATTCCAACTGACCTGCAAGCAGTTTGACCTTCAAGGCAGGGCCCTCATCCCAGACACCGATACTGGCGCGTCTCAGCGGTGTTTCGGTCACGCCGACCACGGCCCGCTGGGCAATGACGTCGCTCAGGCGATAGCTATCGTCGCTGGACGAAGAATAGACCGCTGCCGCCCCGGGCCATGGGTCTCCGGTAACGGCCAGATAGGGCGCGTGAGGGGCCTCGGCCCCCGTGATCAAGGGCAGATCCAGAAAGACCGGCAGAACGGGGACCGGCGCGGCATAGGGTTTGACCGTTTCCGGGTCGTCATTCAATTCGGACGCCTTGTACACGCCCTGTTCGATCCGGACCGCTTCAACCAGTTGCAGGTCAGCGGATTCCAACCGGTCAATCCGGTAAACCGGCCCGGTTTCAGCGTCTGTCAAACGAACCAGATCCCCTGCCCCCAGGTGCATTTGAGACGGCGGAAGCGCAAACCGAACCGTATCGCGCGAAACTCTGGCTTCGCTCAACCAGCGTTCGGCTGTTTGCCGCCCCTCGGTGCGGGTCATGGACAGGGGCATCTCATTCACCGATACGGAATGGGTGCGATCATCGGGCAAAACCGCCTCTTCCGCGACGACATCATGATCCGCATCCGACTGAACAAAGCGCAGACGAACGCGCCCGGTCATTTCGGCCTCGGCCTCACGCCGGTGTTCGACCGTCCCTTCAAGATCGCTGCTGATCGCCAGATGATCTGGGTTCAAGGCAACTGCGCCATACCCGTCGCGCATCTGGAACCTCAACACTCCGTCCCTTTCGATCGCATCAAACCCATAGCGCAGCATCAGCGGCTGCAAAGCGGAACGGGCGTTCGTCACGTCTTCGATGACATACCCGCGGACCACACCGTACAGACCAGAAACGTCTATATCCGTGACACCTGCGCCGTGGCAGATTTCGGTCACCACGGAGGCCAACGTACGAGACCCGGACCGACCGTTCAGCCAGTGCCCTCTGGGATAGTTCTCGCCATCGTCCCACTGGCTTTTCAGGTTAGGAAAGGTCGGAAACGGACGGGTATCCCATGCCCAGACATACGCGTTTGCCATGTCCAGCATCGGCGCACCGTAGATGTCCGAGGTCGGATTGACCTTCGGATCGTTCCAATAGCCAAGCATCGCCGTCAGATACTGAACCTGAATGAAGTCGTCGCGCAGCCCGTTTGAATACGCGGGCAACAGCGATTCCGATGATTTCGGGTCCAGGAATTTGTTTGGCTGGTTCGTGCCTTTGTCGATTGCCGCGCAACCCAACTCGGTGAACCAGATCGGTTTCGAGCCGGGCACCCAATCGGTCGGGTTGGGTTGACGCACGCCTCCGACCCGTTCGTGATGCGGATTCGACCACCAGTTTCGCAGGTCCTTGTATCGCCAGATCCACGGCTCGTCATGCCCCTGATCCTCGATCGGAGTCCTGATCTGCGCTTCCGCCTCTTCCGGAGAGGCGTAATACCAGTCATACCCTTCACCGCCTTCGATATTGCTGCGAAGATACCCCAGGTCGTATATCGAAGGCGCGCCGGCCTCGGCGTCCAGATGGTGTTCACCGTCGCGCCAATCGGACAACGGCATGTAGTTGTCGATGCCGATGAAATCGATGTTGTCGTCCGCCCAAAGAGGGTCGAGGTGAAAATACCTGTCGCTGGTGCCCTGTGGCTGGTATCCGAAATACTCGCTCCAGTCCGCTGCATAGCCGATTTTCGTGTCCGGCCCCAGAATCTGACGGACCTCGGCCGCCAAGGCGCGAAGCTGCGCAACGGCTGGAAAGCCCGAAGCCCCCCTGATCTGGGTCAGGCCACGCATCTCGGACGAGATGCAGAATGACGAAACTCCGCCAGCAGCCTTGCACAGCATGGCATAGTGCAGAATGAAACGCCGCAGGCCCCATTCCTGAGGGCCGGAATATGTGATGATTTCTTTGGCCGTGACTCCGCTGTCCCCCAGCAGCCCGCCAAAGGTACCGCCCCCGGAGACCCAGGTTAAACCGGTATCCCCTCTGTCGTCGGGCCGACCACCCGGTCTGGGCCTGACCAGACCACCCGAGCCACCGCCGGAGCCGCCCGATCCGTTCGTATCCTGGTTGATCGCAAAATCCTGCGCTCGAGCTGTTCCGAAGAACGCGGCGACCTGTGCATCGGCCGCGGCCGTCTGGTCCACAGAACCCGGACGCCCCGGCGCCACATCCAGGGTGATCCGCCCACGCCACGGCAGGTGAGGCTGACTTGACGCATCCGACCAGGGATCGGGCAGCCCATTCCCCGGCAATTGCTCCATCAGGATGAATGGGTAAAACATCACCCGCTTGCCGGATTGGTTCAGATGCCGGATCGCCTCGACCACGGCCGCATCCGCCGGAGTTCCCCCATAGACCGGGCGGCCGTTCTGTCGCACCACAAGCCCGGCGCCGCTTCGGGCCTGATCAGATACGATCCAGGGCATATCGCTGCTGTCGATCTCACGCTGTTCGATCTTGGGCCGAATTTCGCATTGCCCGCATCTCAGATCATTGCCGAACCACGACACCACCAATGATGCGGCATCACAATTGGGCAACTCGCTTTCCAGCGCTCGGGTCGAGGAGACAAGATCCGAGGTGCCGGACGCGGAATGTGCGTTGGCAGGCCAGCTTTTACCAGATTGTGAATAATTCACCTGAGAGCTGGCCAGAGCATATTCTCCGGTCCCCGGTATCATGGCGACCCCGCGCACGACCTGAGGCAATGCACTGTCATGATCCGGCATGTCCCGCTGCGTGGGGCGAACAACTTCGAATGAAAACTGCGGCACCCGGTTGCCGAAAGCGCCGAGCGGGAAGTCCTCGATCACGACATAGGCGGTTCCGCGATACGCTGGAACTGTTCCCGCGCCTTCAATCGCCTCGATCAGCGGGTCCGGTAACTGATCCCACGTACCATGGTAAACCCGCATGTTGAGGCTGGATCGATCTTGTTCTTCTCCATCCGCCCAGATGCGCGCGACATCAGCAATCTCACCAGCGCCGACCGCAATCGCCAGCGAAATCGAGTAACTGTACGTGACGGTAGTCACCTCAGGGGTCTTGGGTTTCCCCTTGCCACCCCCGCCACCACCCTCTGTGGTGGTCGTCTGGGTCTCGAGAAAATCCGAAGCCCAAATGACCTGACCACCCACACGCATACGGCCAAACACGGTGGTCACCGGCGCACCTTCGCCGGTTTCCGTCAACCGAAACCGATCCATGCGGCCGGTTTCGACGACTTCACTGCCACTGCCCATTACGGACTGGCTAAAGAACTTCTGGTCAAGGACCCGCCCGACCGTCGCACCGACGGCCCGACCGATAACTGCGGTTGAAAGGCCCGCGACCGTGCCCCCTATCGAACCGCCCAGCGCGGCCCCGGCTGCAGAAAGAAGAATAGTGGCCATCAATGCATCTCCATCGGGAATTCGAAACAGGAAACGATACGGCGGTACCACGGCCTGCTCAGTGCGTTTTCCACCACGCCGTGGCCGGAATACGCGTGAATAAAGCGCGGCTCGGGTTGCGTGGTACTGACGATGCCCAGGTGTTTGGCGACGCTTGTGTCGCGCATCCGAAACAGCAGAACGTCCCCCGATGCCATCTTGCCTATTGGTTTTTCGACCAGATGCCGCCTGGCCGCCACCCACATCCGTTCCTCACCCTGCGGTTCGGACCAGTCCATGCTGTAGGCCGGAACAGATTCAGGTTCCCGCCCGATCACGGCGCGCCAAACGCCCCGCAACAGGCCCAGACAATCCGCACCGGCACCTTTGACCGAGGCCTGATGCACATAAGGCGTTCCAAGCCATTCGCGCGCCTCTGTCACGATATCCTCTCTACGTATTGTCACCGTAAGCTGCCTCCGCTATTGGCTTTGCTTTTCTTGGGAACAGCCATGACCCAGTCTTCGCCCGGAAGATCTGGAAACCCTTGAAAATTCAAAAAGTTGTTGAACTTGAACTGGCAGGTTTCCATGCGCTTGTCGCATCCTGCCCGCAGCTTCACACTGTCGCCGATCGCCAGGCTTGCCCCGAAGCCGGACCAAAGCGTGATCTCGCGCCCGGTTGCCGTCTGCCTGTCGTTCTTGATCGAAGACCACAACCCCTTGGCAGAACCGGACAAAACATCCACGCGCCCCCGTTCGAACCAGCCTTCTTCAATGGTCTGGCCTCCTGCGACATGCAGAAGGCTGCCGCCATCGAAACCCGAGATCACACCGTCGAACCAATACCCCGGCGTGTCGGTGTTGAACCGGCAGGCCCGATCCCCCAACACAGCCGTGCAAGGCTTTTGGTAAACGCGCCCCAAAGGGCGGTTCAGCAAGTCGGTCAGGCCACGCAATTCCGCATGGAACGCGCCGCCAGAGCGGCGCAACTCACCAATTGAACCCCGGAACTGAAGGACGCGTTGATCCAGATCTGTCCAGTTGACCAACCAGGCGCGCACCTCGGCCCCGTCAAAACGCCCCGCTTCGATATCCTCGTCGCGAATGGCCGCATCAGACAGGGCGCCCATCGCTTCCGTGTTGTCGATTGACAGACCCGTAGCCTGCTCGATGGCAGCGGCCGTCAGACCGGTACTGGCCTTGAAGGTCAACCCGTAAAAACTCAGCTCCATGTCGTGGTCGGTGAAACCGTATTCCTGACCGTCCGTGCGTTTGATCGCCCAACAGCGGCAGACCGTTGTCAACCCGCTTTGCAGATGCGCGTGCAGGCCCTGTATATCTTCAGCCATCAGATGCGCACCTCGACCACTGGAACGTTCGGTACGTCGCCGGCCTGGAAACTTGCCACACTGGTCTGGATTTTGTCGGTGTCAAAACGCACCGGCACATCAAACTCAAAACCCGCGGTGATATCGACTTCTTCCGGCGGCGGGTCCGCAAACGTGACCTTACCCGTCGTCAGATCAACGTCAAAATCCACGCCCTCGCGGACCTCATCCTGATCCAGCCCCAGACGCACCGTCCCCAATACCGGTTTCACGATGGGGCGCGCATAGCTTACTCCGCCCGATTGGTAGGTCTTGATCAACTGGAATTCGGTGCGTGTTCCGTCGCCTTTGGCGATCACCTGATCTCCGAAACTGGTGTCCGCCGAGGCCTTGCCGGATTTGAAATCCGACCAGTCTTTCCAGCGAAAGCCGAACATCTGGCCCTGCCGTGCTTCGAAGAAGGAAATCAATGTCTCGATATCGTCCAGCGAACGCATCCCCAACCCCGCATCATATCGGCGGCGCGAATGGGCCCAGGGCGTGTTGCGCTCTTCAAAACCATTGGCCAGCGTCACGATGTCCGTGCGCCGTTCCGGGCCGCCGACCGAGCCAAAGCTCAGGCTGGCGGGAAATCTCACCTCGTGGAAATTCATCAGCTGCTCCCTGATTTATCTGTTGCGATTGCCGCGCCCTAACGCGCGGCTCATCTGGGCCGCTATCTGCCCCTGAGACCGGCGGAACCCTTGCACGTCCGGTGTTGAAATGTTCATCACCACATTCACGGCACGCCCAGCGCCCTGCGTGCGCACACCCAGCTTGCCATCGGCCCCGCGCGCAAGCGGCATGATCGCCTCGGGCCCGGCTTCTCCCATCAGCCCGGTGCCTCCGCGCATGGGAAACGTTGTCGGGCCGCTGACCACACCGCCATTGGCGAAGGGCATCACCCGGCCCTGGCTGAAGCTGCCGCCATCAGCAAAAGGCAGAATTCCCTTCACCAACCCGCCGACCGTGTTGGCCAGCATTCCTCCAAAGTGGTCCGTCACCGGCTTGATCGCGGCCGCA contains:
- a CDS encoding pyruvate dehydrogenase complex dihydrolipoamide acetyltransferase; protein product: MPTEILMPALSPTMEEGTLAKWLVKEGDTVSSGDLLAEIETDKATMEFEAVDEGIVGKILVPEGTEGVKVNTPIAVLLEDGESADDIAAAPAKAPEAASAADAGNEAAAPAASEAPAPAPAPAAPVKADGGRIFASPLARRIAAQKGLDLAQITGSGPHGRIVKADVEGATATATPPAPAATAAAPATAPAAASGPSADMVARMYEGREYEEIQLDGMRKTIAARLGEAKQTIPHFYLRRDIKLDALLKFRSQLNKQLEGRGVKLSVNDFIIKAVANALQQVPACNAVWAGDRVLQLKPSDVAVAVAIEGGLFTPVLQDADMKSLSALSTEMKDLAARARERKLAPHEYQGGTFAISNLGMFGIDNFDAIVNPPHAGILAVGTGVKKPVVGDDGELTVATVMSVTMSVDHRVIDGALGAELLKAIVDNLENPMVMLA
- a CDS encoding TraR/DksA C4-type zinc finger protein — translated: MNESERTHFETRIRERLAELQEVSASGQQAQAIVELDQQAVGRLSRMDALQNQAMAKAQQANRDVETRRLLAALERLERGEFGYCEDCGERIPDGRLTLDLAASKCVSCASG
- the cysE gene encoding serine O-acetyltransferase, coding for MFEKRSHVTPVDPVWNRITSEAHAAVEKEPLMGGLVHACILHHRSLERALSYRVAAKLCSNEMSMMVLREVVDEAYADDPGLLEAARADLMAVYERDPACHRLLQPILYFKGYQAMQAYRVAHWLWRKGRYDLAYFFQMRSSEIFGIDIHPAAKIGKGIMIDHAHSIVIGETAVVGDNVSMLHSVTLGGTGKEEEDRHPKIGDGVLIGAGAKVLGNITIGHCSRIAAGSVVLQEVPPCKTVAGIPAKIVGEAGCDQPSISMDHMLGKDQ
- the pdhA gene encoding pyruvate dehydrogenase (acetyl-transferring) E1 component subunit alpha; the protein is MAARKTTKKPNVSAEELKTYYREMLLIRRFEEKAGQLYGMGLIGGFCHLYIGQEAVVVGLEAAAQDGDKRITSYRDHGHMLACGMDPGGVMAELTGREGGLSKGKGGSMHMFSKEKHFYGGHGIVGAQVPLGAGLAFADKYKETGGVTFTYFGDGAANQGQVYETFNMAALWDLPVVFVIENNQYAMGTAQARSTSSPDIYVRGEAFGIPGEIVNGMDVLAVKAAGEKAVAHCRAGKGPYILEVKTYRYRGHSMSDPAKYRTREEVQKVREQSDPIEHVRELLLTGKHATEDDLKAIDKEIKEIVNQAAEFSKESPEPAVEELWTDIYA
- a CDS encoding lysozyme inhibitor LprI family protein; this translates as MKPIYLLVLSILPCSAAAQTSCGGQTQLDANFCAKEQWEIADRELNQLWAQIKPAADARGDGDALLTEQRAWLKARDATCEKELSGGGSAAPMFYWTCMKEQTEARNQALQAWR
- a CDS encoding septum formation initiator family protein, which gives rise to MSRSHRPGLGSIVFFSVAFMLGVYFTFAAVQGDYGLFRRVEIAAERDALSHDLEKLNAQIAELENLTRRLSDTYLDLDLLDQQARSVLGMIRADEIVIR
- a CDS encoding pyruvate dehydrogenase complex E1 component subunit beta; this translates as MATEILMPALSPTMEEGTLAKWLVKEGDTVSSGDILAEIETDKATMEFEAVDEGIVGKILIAEGTEGVKVNTPIAVLVEEGEDASALPTAAPAAAAVAEAAPAAVEAPAPAAAAPAAPVVDLSPDWPADAEMKSETVREALRDAMAEEMRNDEDVYLMGEEVAEYQGAYKISQGLLDEFGPKRVIDTPITEHGFAGIAVGSAFGGLKPIVEFMTFNFAMQAIDQIINSAAKTLYMSGGQMGCPIVFRGPNGAAARVAAQHSQDYAAWYMQIPGLKVVMPYSAADAKGLLKSAIRDPNPVIFLENEILYGRSFDMPQVDDLTIPLGKARIWREGSDVTIVSFGIGMQYALEAADKLAEEGISAEVIDLRTIRPMDTGAIINSVMKTNRLVTVEEGWPQGSVGSYISSVVMQEAFDYLDAPVINCTGKDVPMPYAANLEKLALITTDEVIEAVKQVTYR